The following coding sequences are from one Streptomyces sp. NBC_01485 window:
- a CDS encoding helix-turn-helix transcriptional regulator, which translates to MTVRRDFKEPARCRSDQVIGREELFTAAREQLTRGGSVLLHGPAGIGKSTVLRALAADYGEAARTVLRCSATESESHLPFLALADLFGLVLDEISDKLPAAQRTALESALTGRGESTLQSDGLALRLAVLSALRALAATGPVLLVADDLQWLDSASAELLGFAARRLGDTPVQLLCAVRTEGQEYDRHLRASPPDTLAVRLNPLSRAQVSALLDHRGYTDLPRSTMREIHRTSGGNPLFALELGRALGESPTPPRPGEPLPVPTSLRALVLSRLDMLSGEARRTLLVASAGARPTLALLHAAGRENAEAETAQAAALGLLATEPEGPAVRFAHPLISAALYAEAPAQERRAVHAALSTAASDPIERARNLALATTGTDPEVAARLAEAAALARDRGAPSVAASLGLLAARHTPPDGTPAPDDRRLQAAEDAITAGEVDLARDIAREVLTRATVPAERIRAWEVVIEAAGQSLGEVDAVFPQALADAGDDPRLLALVHYRLAWRKLIVEGDFAEARQEAAHTAELAARGGDRRTELMALSFQSSTETLMGHPNAPQTIKRALKEPQDPYVACHHNGVGAARFRWLLMSDQLPEARSTITALLREVRRRGMVESEVHFQRFLAETELRSGHCGRALDLARESLRLARDSGIGLGASAMLASLAEASGGDVDRALALAREAAEHAEEDGDQMYVSRALAALGHAQLVAGDAAGAVGSLRRVRELEQGLGITDPARGRWQGDLAEALVRVGEPGEAQDVIDVTREHALRLGRESVLAVLDRSEAMVRAALGDHEAALSRLTSVQDRLAKLGYGLEEARAAFALARLRTLRPGAGAGPTSYDEAARLFRRCRALPWLRQVDVAAAEGQAQPVAAAPQSPASADALEGLASMERQVAALVMEGATNREIAARLFISVKTVEATLTRVYRKLGIRSRVDIVRLAAGRHAK; encoded by the coding sequence GTGACCGTGCGACGGGACTTCAAGGAGCCTGCCAGATGCCGCTCCGACCAGGTCATCGGCCGGGAAGAGCTGTTCACGGCCGCCCGTGAGCAGTTGACGCGCGGCGGCAGTGTGCTGCTGCACGGGCCTGCCGGAATAGGAAAGTCGACCGTGCTGCGGGCATTGGCCGCGGATTACGGCGAGGCGGCGCGCACCGTCCTGCGCTGCTCGGCGACCGAGTCCGAATCCCACCTCCCCTTCCTGGCCCTGGCCGATCTCTTCGGCCTGGTCCTCGACGAAATCTCGGACAAGCTGCCCGCCGCCCAGCGCACCGCCCTGGAGTCGGCGCTCACCGGCCGTGGAGAATCGACTCTGCAAAGTGACGGCCTCGCCCTGCGGCTGGCCGTGCTGTCCGCCCTGCGCGCCCTCGCCGCCACCGGGCCCGTGCTGCTCGTCGCCGACGACCTCCAGTGGCTGGACTCCGCCAGCGCCGAACTGCTCGGCTTCGCCGCCCGCCGACTCGGCGACACACCTGTCCAGTTGCTGTGCGCGGTACGCACGGAGGGGCAGGAGTACGACCGTCATCTACGCGCGTCCCCGCCCGACACCCTCGCCGTCCGCCTCAACCCGCTCTCCCGCGCCCAGGTCTCCGCGCTGCTCGACCACCGCGGCTACACCGACCTGCCCCGCTCGACGATGCGGGAGATCCACCGCACCAGTGGCGGCAACCCCCTGTTCGCCCTGGAACTGGGCCGTGCCCTGGGCGAGAGCCCGACGCCGCCGCGTCCCGGCGAGCCCCTGCCGGTGCCGACCTCGCTGCGCGCCCTGGTGCTCAGCCGCCTCGACATGCTCTCCGGCGAAGCGCGCCGCACCCTGCTCGTGGCCAGCGCCGGCGCCCGCCCCACGCTGGCCCTGCTGCACGCGGCCGGCCGGGAGAACGCCGAGGCGGAGACCGCGCAGGCCGCCGCGCTCGGGCTGCTGGCGACGGAGCCCGAGGGTCCGGCCGTACGGTTCGCGCATCCGCTGATCTCGGCCGCGCTGTACGCGGAGGCGCCCGCGCAGGAGCGCCGGGCCGTGCACGCCGCACTGTCCACCGCCGCCTCCGACCCGATCGAGCGGGCCCGCAACCTCGCCCTCGCCACCACCGGCACCGACCCGGAGGTGGCAGCCCGGCTCGCCGAGGCCGCGGCGCTCGCCCGCGACCGGGGCGCGCCCTCGGTCGCCGCCTCGCTCGGGCTGCTCGCCGCCCGGCACACCCCGCCGGACGGCACGCCCGCCCCGGACGACCGCCGGCTCCAGGCGGCCGAGGACGCGATCACGGCCGGTGAGGTGGACCTCGCCCGGGACATCGCGCGCGAGGTGCTGACCCGGGCCACCGTGCCCGCCGAGCGGATCCGGGCCTGGGAGGTGGTGATCGAGGCCGCCGGGCAGTCCCTCGGCGAGGTCGACGCCGTCTTCCCGCAGGCCCTGGCCGACGCCGGCGACGATCCGCGGCTGCTCGCCCTGGTCCACTACCGGCTGGCCTGGCGCAAGCTGATCGTCGAGGGCGACTTCGCCGAGGCCCGGCAGGAGGCCGCGCACACGGCGGAGCTGGCCGCGCGCGGCGGCGACCGGCGCACCGAGCTGATGGCGCTGTCCTTCCAGTCGTCCACCGAGACCCTGATGGGCCATCCGAACGCCCCCCAGACCATCAAGCGCGCCCTGAAGGAGCCTCAGGACCCGTACGTGGCCTGCCATCACAACGGCGTCGGCGCGGCCCGCTTCCGCTGGCTGCTGATGAGCGACCAGTTGCCCGAGGCCCGCTCGACCATCACCGCGCTGCTGCGCGAGGTGCGCCGGCGCGGCATGGTCGAGAGCGAGGTGCACTTCCAGCGCTTCCTCGCCGAGACCGAACTGCGTTCCGGGCACTGCGGGCGCGCCCTCGACCTGGCCCGCGAGAGCCTCAGGCTGGCCCGCGACTCGGGCATCGGTCTGGGCGCCTCCGCGATGCTGGCCTCCCTCGCCGAGGCCTCCGGCGGTGACGTCGACCGGGCGCTGGCGCTGGCCCGGGAGGCGGCGGAGCACGCCGAGGAGGACGGCGACCAGATGTACGTCTCCCGCGCCCTGGCCGCCCTCGGCCACGCCCAGTTGGTGGCCGGCGACGCGGCGGGCGCGGTCGGCTCGCTGCGCCGGGTGCGGGAACTGGAACAGGGCCTGGGCATCACCGACCCGGCGCGCGGACGCTGGCAGGGCGACCTCGCCGAGGCGCTGGTGCGGGTCGGCGAGCCGGGCGAGGCGCAGGACGTCATCGACGTGACGCGCGAGCACGCGCTGCGGCTGGGCCGGGAGAGCGTGCTCGCCGTGCTCGACCGGTCCGAGGCGATGGTGCGGGCGGCACTCGGCGACCACGAGGCTGCCCTGTCCCGGCTGACGTCCGTGCAGGACCGGCTCGCCAAGCTGGGCTACGGCCTGGAGGAAGCGCGGGCGGCGTTCGCGCTGGCCCGGCTGCGCACCCTGCGGCCGGGGGCGGGTGCGGGGCCGACGTCGTACGACGAGGCGGCGCGGCTGTTCCGGCGGTGCCGGGCGCTGCCCTGGCTGCGTCAGGTGGACGTGGCCGCGGCGGAGGGGCAGGCACAGCCGGTCGCCGCCGCCCCGCAGTCGCCCGCGTCCGCCGACGCCCTCGAAGGCCTGGCCTCGATGGAACGTCAGGTCGCCGCGCTCGTCATGGAGGGCGCGACCAACCGGGAGATCGCCGCGCGGCTGTTCATCAGCGTCAAGACGGTCGAGGCGACCCTGACCCGGGTCTACCGCAAGCTGGGGATCCGCTCGCGCGTGGACATCGTCCGACTGGCGGCGGGGCGTCACGCGAAGTGA